A genome region from Pseudomonas pergaminensis includes the following:
- the frr gene encoding ribosome recycling factor, with translation MINEIKKDAQARMQKSLESLSHAFGQIRTGKAHPSILGSVMVPYYGADTPLSSVANVTVKDSRTLQVVAFERNMLAAVDKAIQSAGLNLNPTNLGELLLISMPALTEETRKGFTKQARSAAEDARVAVRNIRRDALGDLKKLVKDKEISEDEERRATADIDKLTKDAEAQITKATEEKEKDLMAV, from the coding sequence ATGATCAACGAAATCAAGAAAGACGCCCAAGCGCGTATGCAGAAATCCCTGGAGTCTCTGAGCCACGCATTCGGCCAGATTCGTACCGGCAAGGCGCACCCGAGCATCCTTGGCAGCGTGATGGTGCCTTACTACGGTGCCGACACCCCGCTGAGCAGTGTGGCCAACGTCACCGTTAAAGACTCGCGCACCCTGCAGGTCGTGGCTTTCGAGCGCAATATGCTGGCTGCTGTCGACAAGGCTATCCAGAGCGCTGGCTTGAACCTCAACCCGACCAACCTGGGTGAGTTGCTGCTGATCTCCATGCCGGCCCTGACCGAGGAAACCCGCAAGGGCTTCACCAAGCAGGCACGCAGCGCTGCCGAAGATGCTCGTGTTGCTGTGCGCAACATCCGCCGCGATGCCTTGGGTGACCTGAAGAAGCTGGTCAAGGACAAGGAAATCAGCGAAGACGAAGAGCGTCGTGCCACTGCTGACATCGACAAGCTGACCAAGGATGCCGAGGCCCAGATCACCAAGGCCACGGAAGAAAAAGAAAAGGACCTGATGGCCGTATAA
- the uppS gene encoding polyprenyl diphosphate synthase, translating into MEKTKQTVPSVVPRHVAIIMDGNNRWAKKRFMPGVAGHKAGVDAVRAVIEVCAEAKVEVLTLFAFSSENWQRPAEEVSALMDLFFKALRREAKRLNDNNISLRIIGDRSRFHPELQAAMREAEAITAGANRFVLQIAANYGGQWDIAQAAQRLAREVQAGHLRPDDITPELLQTCLVTGDLPLPDLCIRTGGEHRISNFLLWQLAYTELYFSDLFWPDFKHDAMRNALADFASRQRRFGKTSEQIEAGARV; encoded by the coding sequence ATGGAAAAGACCAAGCAGACTGTACCCTCTGTGGTGCCGCGCCATGTCGCGATCATCATGGATGGGAATAATCGCTGGGCGAAGAAACGCTTTATGCCGGGTGTTGCCGGGCATAAAGCGGGTGTCGATGCGGTACGGGCTGTGATCGAGGTGTGTGCCGAGGCCAAGGTCGAAGTGTTGACCTTGTTTGCCTTCTCCAGTGAGAACTGGCAGCGGCCCGCCGAAGAAGTCAGTGCCTTGATGGACCTGTTCTTCAAGGCCCTGCGTCGTGAGGCCAAGCGCCTCAACGACAACAACATCAGCCTGCGCATCATTGGCGATCGCTCACGTTTCCATCCGGAGCTGCAAGCTGCCATGCGCGAAGCCGAGGCTATCACTGCTGGCGCAAACCGCTTTGTGCTGCAGATCGCAGCCAACTACGGTGGCCAGTGGGACATCGCCCAGGCCGCACAACGCCTGGCGCGTGAAGTACAGGCCGGTCATCTGCGGCCCGATGACATCACGCCCGAACTGCTTCAAACCTGCCTGGTCACCGGCGACCTGCCGTTGCCGGACCTGTGCATCCGTACCGGTGGCGAGCACCGCATCAGCAATTTCCTGTTGTGGCAGTTGGCCTACACCGAGCTGTACTTCTCCGACCTGTTCTGGCCGGACTTCAAACACGATGCCATGCGCAATGCGCTGGCCGATTTCGCTTCCCGTCAGCGTCGCTTCGGTAAAACGAGCGAGCAGATCGAAGCTGGAGCCCGGGTTTAA
- a CDS encoding phosphatidate cytidylyltransferase produces MLKQRIITALILLPIALCGFFLLDGSGFALFIGLVVTLGAWEWARLAGFSAQLPRVVYAAVVAALAFLLYILPDIAPWVLGAAVLWWALATFLVLTYPRTSSQWSSVACKLVIGLLILLPAWQGLVEIKRYPLGNWLILAVMVLVWGADIGAYFSGRAFGKRKLAPAVSPGKSWEGVYGGLALTLVIALVVGIVRGWAAKEIFLALLATAIVVFISVVGDLTESMFKRQAGIKDSSNLLPGHGGVLDRIDSLTAAIPIFAVLLWMTAS; encoded by the coding sequence ATGCTTAAACAACGAATCATCACAGCACTGATCCTGTTGCCGATCGCCTTGTGTGGGTTTTTCCTGCTCGACGGTTCCGGCTTTGCGCTGTTTATCGGCCTGGTCGTCACCCTCGGTGCCTGGGAATGGGCGCGCCTGGCGGGTTTCAGTGCCCAGTTGCCACGCGTGGTGTATGCCGCGGTCGTGGCTGCCCTGGCGTTTCTCCTGTACATCCTGCCGGACATTGCGCCGTGGGTGTTGGGGGCGGCGGTGCTGTGGTGGGCGCTGGCAACGTTCCTGGTGTTGACCTATCCGCGCACCAGCAGCCAATGGTCCAGTGTTGCCTGCAAGCTGGTGATCGGTTTGCTGATCCTGCTGCCGGCATGGCAAGGGCTGGTGGAGATCAAGCGTTATCCACTGGGTAACTGGCTGATCCTGGCGGTCATGGTGCTGGTCTGGGGGGCTGATATCGGCGCCTACTTTTCCGGTCGGGCCTTCGGCAAGCGCAAGCTGGCGCCGGCGGTCAGTCCGGGCAAGAGCTGGGAAGGGGTCTATGGCGGGCTGGCGTTGACGCTGGTGATCGCGCTGGTCGTCGGTATCGTGCGTGGCTGGGCGGCGAAGGAGATTTTCCTGGCGCTGTTGGCCACGGCCATCGTCGTGTTCATTTCGGTGGTGGGTGACCTCACTGAAAGCATGTTCAAGCGCCAGGCCGGGATCAAGGACAGCAGTAACCTGCTGCCGGGTCATGGCGGTGTGCTGGACCGCATCGATAGCTTGACCGCAGCCATCCCGATCTTTGCTGTCCTGCTGTGGATGACTGCTTCGTGA